The segment GGTAGATGGTGTTTCACAGATGGGTCATGGAAAGGGCAGGATAATTTTTCGGGACAAGGATGGTATAGCACCTTGGAAGGTTATGACGGACTTATGGGTGCAAGGAATACAAGAGCCACTAGGTCGCCATTACATTCAGAAATGGAGGCGTTAATTTGGgcgatggaatgtatgaggaattaaAGACAGTTCTCAgtcacgtttgcaacggattgttctcagttggtgaagatggtttcggaaccagaagagtggccagcCTTTGCAAGTTACTTAGAAGATATTAGAGCCTTGAGGAGGAGTTTCACCAGTTCAGAGCTCGTTCATATACCACGGACACAAAATAAAAGGGCGGATAGCTTAGCACGTAGTGCCAGGAAGCAAGCGTCTTTTGTCGTCCATATGGATGcggagctaccagtttggttcacagagtctatatgagtctgtgtttgttgacaaaaaaaaaaaaaaaaaaggttttatttctcaatttcaaaattaaccTGAGACGACTTTCAGTAACAGTGAGAGTTCGAAAGAATTCCTTACAAGTTATCTAGAGAAATTCAAATTTATGACAAAATtcggtcaattgcaaaactaacatattTATCCTAGAATACTCACCGGGACGTCTTCTCTGGTATTTCgagatttattaaaataaaagtaaaccaATATTTACAAAAGAAGTTTTCCGAAGAAGTTTGTTATAGAGTAGACGTCCCCCAACTAGATCCTCTCAAAAACCTACTAAAAACGTCCCGTGGCTAGATCATAACGAAATAGACTTTGGTATAACTCCATAAGTAACTCCGAGCAACTTTCACCAAAGATGGAAGTCAAAGCAGAAATGTTTCTCGTAATCTGTGGAAACATCGGTATTTTGACAGGTCCATACATAGCACCGATTTACTATTTTCATAAAACCGGTCACCCTTTACTTTCGTATAACTAAAACATTTTATACAAAACAGTACACAAGAAAATAAAGAACGATATCATGCAAAACAACTTCGCAATAGAAAAGCACGAATGTGGAAAACCTAATCTGAAAACCATGTATTAAAAACCTGCAAAATAAGATGAATTAGTGAGACATACATGAGACAAAAATGATAAATTGATATACAATTTGTGTTTTCGAGTTCTAAGAGATTAGAAAGAGGTTGGAGGGGTTTAGTTTGAGAAAAGGTAAGAGCTTTAAGCAACCATTGGTTActaaatgaagaaaaatcagACAATGAAACTTACCAAAACACTCAGATCTGTTATGAAGGATGAGAAATGGGACAAGACTCCGTCAGAAGTTCTAGCGCATTATATGTTAGAAGACTTTGGGAAAGTCTTCTCAGAAGTCTTCCAAACTCTGATTCAGATCGAAAAACCTGCAAATCCAAAAACGTTCAAATGGCttcaaagagaaaaaatgaGTTGAAGATGAGATAAATCTATCTTTatagaacacacaaaaaaatacatatctaaCTTTATAGATCTACCTTAAAATGAGTGAAACATGAGAATCATGTAATTACAActtgcaaaaacaaaataaattagtgagaaagagataagacaaaaaaatgaaaggTTGATataaaatggtttttttttgaagttcaaagagattagagagaggtttgAGAGTTTACAGtgagaaacattacatttttgttgcaatCATTTGATAGGTAGAGAGAAATTatgtaatttttctttatattgtgAGACAAAACTTATcaattaggttaaatattttcgaTTCAGAAGACTTTCAGAAAGTTTTCTAACCCATAAAATACTATTCATCAGAAGACTTCTCGAAAGTTATCTAGACCCgaaatataaacattaaactTAAATAACTAACTAATAGAAGCAAACACTTCACTAAAATTAAATCCaacttaaaaatgtttaatatacaCATAACTAAatacatatatgtcaaaatttaatttttcaaaaaaaatattaagtttccAAAATTTAACTCTAAAAATACGAAGAATACTACAATTTATGttacaaaaccctaaaccaaagaatacTCAGAGAGTTATACTATTACGTGGAGAGAGAAGTGAAATTCTCCCTTTAGTCTCTCCATCCCCACTGAAAATCCTAAGCCACCGCCTTACTCTCTGCACTCTCAGGCGACTGACGGCACCTCCGCCGTCGGTCTCCCTCTTCTGTCGACCAGTTCGTGTATTCATCGTCTTCACCCTTTGCTATATCCTCCTTGTCTCTCTTCTTTGCTTGGCGTGTCTGGGTCTGATGGGGTTTCCTCTGTCGGAACAAACTGAAATTAAAGGGTATTTGTTTTCTCTGGACCACCAGCGAAGCGAGATGGGTCGGTGATGGCTTTGGGAGCCCTGGATTTGCTCTTAGTCACCGTTTGCGCTTAGATCTGGGTCAGATCTGAGATCCGAGACCCGCCAGAAGCTTAGATGCGTCGCTGCCGTCTCGTTTCTGCTCCGCCGTCTCACTCCAACCGGTCTATTCTACCAGTTAATTTCCAGGGTCTGTAGAGCTCCTCCTCTCTCTGAGTGAAGGGTGGTTGTGAGGCGCACCACCGAGGACCTCTGTTTCTTTAGTTCAAATGACGACTCCCATGGTGTACCTCAGAGAAAGGGTTAGCTTCTCCTCCCTGCTCCCATCGTCTGTTTCTTGGGTCTTGAGGACAACCCTTGATGTCGACGTCTCTTGCGGAAAAGGCGAAGCTTGCTcttttgatatcactcaaattaccctaaaagtGAATTaatctctcaaataagaggttcagatgtagTACTTAAGGATCGAATacacaaggactctaggattacttgaaGGCTTAATGAATTAGAAATGAAGATAGACTTAAaggtttatttgttttaaagcagtaaaaAATAAggtgaacaaggtagttgttcaaATTACGAGGTAAAGGTTGTTTGTTAATGAGGAaaatagctagattcaggtaaCTTCTCAGGTATGAAAttatgcagtttgaaagtgactttagggttttagttctttgaactcaaacaattggtacgaccagtagggtctcttttgactagatcccggatctcaactgtcgtatgttgataacggaaaagagtcgatcgatacgacttttgtctaatcgatcgatacacctttcaaacaATCGGTCGCTACAACaatggttgtatcgatcgacggtaattctagcaagcttTATCAGTTTGGTTTGAAAtcgttctctaatgatctagaccacctttcgcatgtgtctagtcagttagatcactctAGTTTAATTCTGGGAATTGAGAGTATATAGTTAGTTATCTcatcaatcctaagatctagatttaagggtgatcaatcctaaatctagtattaagagCAACTAAAATGAAAGAACTAATTTTATCACCCTAACAATTGTCACaaactcatcacatgattcacccttatcagaaacctaaatctaacaattaggtttactcagacatattcatgagagacaaaatcatgatggtttgaataaatcttaatatgaaataaggaacacaaagagtatgAGTAgaataaaaagggagttcaagatcttctctgttttgtagtctcagatctatctctccaactctaactcttctcctaaggtagccaaattgcttctcttctccactaggtctctaggcaagtctgcctctaaaatgatacaaaaccctaatatataaagcctaacagaCGGCCAGGGACTTGGTGTAAAAATAGCATACTTtgtgatacttgaaaatcttctaaatcgttatccatcgaatggcttaatgtcgatcgacactctttgatatctgtcgatcgattgtaattggCTTCAATCGTCCGATCCAACATGTTTCCTATCGGTTGATTCTTCACTCGTGAgaatactccaaaaatgcctCAAAAGTATTTCTTTCTCCAAGTAGGTacctgtgcctgaaaatactctaaaatactttgaaaacatagtaaatataattgaaaactcttatataccatggctaaaagcgggtgaaattcatggtatatcaactcccccagacttactcttcTGCTTgccctcaagcaaaacaaacggTAGTCTCTCCGAAGGAGGTTTGAAAACAATATGACTCTTATTATTGAAAACTTAAAATCGTCACTTCTATGTCATTTAGATCTAAACAGTCTCAACTACAAACACACGTTTATACCTTATCCTAgtttagcaaccaaattcatctatccAACAACTTCGCAAATCTTGTCTAACATTCTCCTCTACTAAATTCATATCTTGATAAAAGAAAAGTGaatgctttaccttgggagtatcgatcaaaggatgcatggattcaactcaaacaagtttctgaacacacagacAGTCTTTTCTGAtctctttctcccctcttctctcttctctgaatctcttattagtttcaatttcaacaggtttcgatgccacaaaggtcatctagtctatcttattgacatttgcatttgtaactcatacaatttgacaaagtgtagcgaataatggggtcgcatgtaatttacctatccctcgtttccacaatgtgtgatcatccctgagatttagaatactggatTCGCAGGAGACACttctacccctctgcctctcaagaaatcatttcaattttttataacataaacttagatctttgagatgccaaagagagagaaggaaggaaaccaGAAATGCACATACTTTTACCTTTTCAgtcttgtaggaggattccgatccgatgtataccaagccccaaaacAAGCTAAGATAGTCAATATTAGGTTGGAGGTTAGCTTTGGTTCCTTTAAACAATCTGAGCAAGTGTGGCTacttgacaggttgatccactttggtatctctagtgTAATCTGTGGTTAATAAATCTAGAGTAATGCCAAAGAGTGGTTAGAAAATCATTCATAAATTATTCATTTCCTTTTTGACTCgataaaacaatttaatttttgaaaaatagatgATAAATGTTAGTAAcaccctcccccagacttaaattacaccgtCTCGGTGTAATAATAAGTAGGagaagtataaataaataagttagGAAATGTTAGAAGTGTGGATGTCAAAGCAAGGTGTCGTACCTTTCTGTCTAAtctatcgatcgatgtaccATAAATGGTATCGATCGACTGGTTCAGACATAATGTGTGATAGTGTGTTAGAACGGAACTCACTCACTCGTCTAGCTTGGCTCTCAAGTTAGTTCTGTTGTCagtccaaacacaaagaaaattaaacatacaaaatagtttaaaagcataaaacataaataagtctaaaacataaatcctgcaaatcggaaacataaaaataaaaagtctgaaaGATAGAGGAAAGAGATAAGAAGGCTAGTCGGTGGCCTCCTCGTCATCCTCCTGCTGGTACTGGTGAGATGGTCCTGGCTCTGATGGTAAACGAGCTCTGACACTCCTCCTGCTCGCACACGGTGGTCGCATGAGTCTAGCCTAGATGGCTCGAAGAGCACTCACGACCGTCTTCTGGAAGTCCGCATCAGGCATCGGGATGTCTGGTATGTCCGGGAAGTCAGGAAGGAGAGCCTCGGGTGCTGCCTGTGAGCCTCCAACACCGCGCTCCATCGGTACTCGGTGTGACTCGGTGGTAAGGTCTAGTAGAAACTCATCGGCGGGCCTGAACCGGATCCTCTCGACCTGCTGGTCAAAATCAGTGAGTGAGGCGTGCGGGAGCTGAAACATACGGTAACGGCCGTCCATCCTGAGGAACCAGAGAAGACTCTCCTTGAGCCAGCCAGCGTTCATCAAGTGCTTCTCGTCCATGAAGAGATGGCGGCAGTCTGCAGTCCTCCTGTCCAGACG is part of the Raphanus sativus cultivar WK10039 chromosome 5, ASM80110v3, whole genome shotgun sequence genome and harbors:
- the LOC130494885 gene encoding uncharacterized protein LOC130494885; the protein is MDIDPMDTLKLAETEALLWAEAQVIPAQGTDRHIPGSQATTPTIPGRWCFTDGSWKGQDNFSGQGWYSTLEGYDGLMGARNTRATRSPLHSEMEALIWAMECMRN